Genomic DNA from Mixophyes fleayi isolate aMixFle1 chromosome 7, aMixFle1.hap1, whole genome shotgun sequence:
gaacacgaggatcttgatggacgtgaagaagtgcagggaggtaacggggaagtcagtggtctgcggacagcaagttgtaccactgctatagtgagaagacttgtccaggtgtaggtaggtaacggggaagtcaatggtctgcgtacagcaagttgtaccactgcttgtagtgagaggacttgttccAGGTAGGTAacggagaagtcagtggtctgcgtacagcaagttgtaccactgcttatagtgagaggacttgttccaggtgcaggtaggtaactgggagtcagtggtctgcatacagcaagttgtaccactgctataggtggggataggtacaggtgtcgatgagtggaaacatagaatgtagacactgagagcacaaggaacttgatcccaaacaatatgcacaagtctatgttggtgtggcaggcgctgcttgacagagacaaattcactactggaatccaggctaatagcagaaggtcaattagcatatgtatctcatgactgaacaaagaggtaaacttcccaacagatatgcagagtaataacacagtctcagggagatagaggattccgtgggtaagtggagaacagtccaagcggatatgcagtaaacgaatacagtcaatagaaagtaaacataccgcggttcagttgagcaggctgtccacgagaggatacaggaacagctgagcggctgcacgccagcacgagtaaagaaaccacaggtgagtggtagcggtaatcagggtctgggtcagcacacaggcagagaacttgacacgggtagaacaacgatgagcaatgcaggaatcactggagatagcgaacacgagtagaacaatggaggtaatagcggactggaagccgcagatgattagagcaggaatcagcagggaactgaagacatagtagaacacgggagacttgtagcggtctggaaaccggcaggaatcagcagggaactgaagacatagtagaacacaggagacttgaagcggtctggaaaccggcaatgagttgagcaggaatcagcaggaagctgaagacacagagaagtacacaggaacaccttcagagactcacagagaatgagactccaagatcaggcaacaaggtaatgaacacaggtgctttaaatagggagcgttgcctgatcaaccaattaactaaaagcaaaggtcagaagagttcttaggaactgcgcatgcgcagaccctcaggatggcgggcggccacggttcaggataggtgctggcaggaatactagagagccacgcaccagtgaaaaggcactcacggtccggtgagtgacagagatcTTGGAAGACCGCTGGTGCGTTACAAAGACCGAATGGCATAACCAAATACTCGTAATGGTTGGAATGGGTATTgaaagccgttttccactcatctacTTCTCTGATGCGGGTGAGATTGTATGCCCCGCGAaggtcaattttggtgaagatggtagcaCCTCGAAGTTGGTCAAACAAAaccgagatgagaggaagtgggtaggtgtttttAATAGGGATTTTGTTAAGATTTTGTGAAATCAATGCAGGGACATAATCCACCATCCTTCTTAGAGACGAAACACAGCCAGTTCCCACCGGATATTTTGAAGgtctaataaagcctttttgtaAATTTTCCTCTACGTATTCCTGCATGGCCTTGGTTTCAGGATCGGAGAGTGAATACAGTCTTCCTTTTGGTAATTTAGAGCCAGGAATTAACTCGATGGTACAATCAAAGTCCCGATGTGGAGGAAGAGTGTCAGCCCCTTTTTTTGAACATACATCCCAGAATTCATGGTACTGAGAGGGAAGTAATTCAGAAGCAGGCTGGAGCATCCGAAGAGGCAAGCTCAAACAAGTCTGAGGACACTCGGAACTCCACTGGGTAATCGTTCCTTGTGCCCAATCAATTACAGGGTTATGAAGGTGCAGCCAGGGATGCCCCAATATCACTGGTACAGATGGGCAATTAATAAGGTAGAAAGACAAAGTTTCTGAATGAAGGAATCCCACTGTCAGGTGTAACTGGGGAGTTTCATACAAGACCTTGCCGCCTGGGAGTGATCCTCCTTTTAGACCACATACAGTAATTACTGTACTGATAGTCTTGAAGGGAATTCCAGAAGATTTGGCGAATCCAATATCCTGAAAATTTTCAGCGGCACCACTATCAATAAAGGCTGAGATATCGACTGAATGAGCACCATAAGTGATGTGCGCGGGAACCAAAACTGCATTTTTGAGGAgttaatctgcagacctaggtgaacctcctCTTTATCTCCTAGGCCAACTCTTTTTCTGACTTGTTAGGGCAGGAACGAAAAAAATGTCCTTTGATGCCACAGTAAAGGCACAGACCTTGAGTccgtcttttgttttttttcctctgcagAGAGACGGtaggctcctaattgcataggttcctccGTGTCCAATGATGCAGAAGCAAATGCAGATGATGAACAGGATGGTGCCTCTTTCTCCACCTTCCTCTCTTTGATCCATCTGTCGATTTTGATGGCGAGTTGCATGAGACTCTCCAACGAAGTTGGAGAAGGGTACTGTACCAACGCATCTTTGATCTGCTCTGACaaacctaagcgaaattgaccagcgcctgaactcagcacagtattcctcagcagAGCGCCGACCTTGTTTCAGGGCCCTAAGGTGAGCCTCGGCTGAAGCCACCTGATCTGGATTGTCCTAAAGCAGGCCTAAAGCATTAAAGAATGCATCAATGGACTGTAATGAAGGGCTTGCAGGAgacagactgaacgcccaggattggaGAAGGGATATAATAATACCAACACTCTGCTGCTCCGAAACTGAAGAACGGGGTTTTAGCCGGAAATAAAGCCTACAGCTTTCTTTGAAATTGTGGAATAGGGCTCTCTCCCCCAGAGAAACGATCTGGCAGGTTCAAAAGGAGGTGCCAGGAGACCTTGCTGGGCTTGCAAAGTCCTAGAAGCTCATAAGCTTCCTCTTGTGCGGATAAATGGTGCGATAGTCCTTGGACCATCTGGAACAGAGTTTAGATCTGCCCGCTAAGACTTGGGCTGGAGAGGGGTTTGTCCCGTTTTCTTCCATGAACAATCCTCTCCAGTAAATttactggccggttataatgttagggctcacgaccaccaggatgagcttttagaatAGTAGTGTAGACATCTTCATTTTTAGCAGCCacttttcctgtagagctttatgtgctcacaggtactcagatgcctccaggACTTAGGCTCAGAGCAGTAAAAGCTCATCCAAAATGGCGGCAGCATAGATGGAACTGAGGGCACTAGCCCAGACTCGAGCGGGTGGTCaaaggcaggccgaggtcagaggtccgtagcaaaacagcgaagtccagaatacaagccaaaacgtcagggtcacaggcaagcagcaaagtccagaatacaagccaaaaggtcagagtAACagacaaacaggcaaggtccaaggtacaggcaaggatcacaacagcagatcaggcaaatagatatccaacagcaggtcagcacagcacaggactggccctccctgccttaaatactgaaggtagccaatcagggccttgccCTGAAGACCATCCACAGGCACTgcctaattaataaatacaataattaaataGGCCATAGGCTGTATAGCTTccgcgcacgcgcctggctgccctATATTGCCGGGATACGGCGCTCAGAGTCTCGGTGTCCGAACGTTGCCCTAGCATCGGTCAGcccgagaaccggaagtgacatcccggctgtCAAGGAGACGGCTGGGATGCCACACAGTGAGGAAAGCGAACCGCGGCGACTTTGGACACCGCCGCGGCTTGTTACACTTACATGGCAACACAATATATCATTTGTGATTTGGATATGCACGTGTAACTGCTAACTTAAAATCATTTTTACAACCTCTATTTTTTTATCTTGCCTTTTCAATCTCCCCATTCTGTTCATTACTTTACTATGCAATCTCTGCATTACCATAATAACCCCATCATTACAACAGCATTAATCTGTCAGTACACTATGTTTATTCATGAGGATTCAATTACCCTACCACCTGTACCCTGCAGTTTAAGGTTTTATGCTCTGCACTGCTTGTATCTTTAAATAGAGAATACAGAATTATACCTATTAATATGGGCTCCAAGTGTCTTGGACTTAGGCTAGAGATATTTCTGTAAAGTAGCTACAGCCCCTATCTACCTACCAGCAACCGAATGTACAATCCTCTGGATTGGGGAAAAAGAGGGCAATGCTTTGTGGGTTCAATATGAGGTATTTTAAGTTGTAAAACCATAACTTATCATTGTACCCTAGGCTTGTAAAATATATTCAGtgctattaaaaaatgtttacattggattatttttaattatagtgATTTTTTATATTCATTCCAATTAACTTTTTTATAAGATGGCTGGATGATAATTAATTCAAGGCAGAAGTTTGAAAATGTTCTCATTGTTTGCTTGACTGTGCTTTATTTGTGTAGACCATGTGATATGCAAACATACAGAACTTATGTAATCTGTAGGGTATCATCTGTAGCGTTATAGGAATACTAGCATTGCTATAATTATGCTCAATGTCGTCAATTCCATTTTGGAATTCCCATGCCTATTAATATGACAATTTGTGAACAGCAGAACATATATGCAGATTTCCAGTTAAATTCTCTACCAACTCCTCCAGTATATCTTTTGTGGGATTAATCAATATATTAATAGGGTTttatataaatcataaaatgcTGTATGTTTTATTAATTGCCGAAAACATATAGCTTTCTTTTTATGGTAAAGTGTGGTATCAAAGAATAGAAAATGAGGGCTAGGACATTAAAATGTAGTGTAAATGTTTCATGTAAGGGGTCTATGTGTTCTCAGAGCAGATTCGAAAAATGGCCAGATTTACAAGTATATATTTAGTTCATACTTACCCACTCTTCTGAAATTCCTGTGAGACTTTTGAATTCAGGATATGTCTCCCGGTCTCTCTGAAGAGCAGGCAATTCTTTCTCTTCTGACCCACTTCCTAAGGCAATGGGCAGTGGTCCAGAATTGAACCAGCCACATGTATTGAGCTCTCCACAGAGTGATCTCACCTCCAGTTTAGCCAAATTGGAAAGTGATTCTTTTACTTGGCCCTTTGATAGAGTAACTGTAACCAGCTTAGGTATAACTAGTATTCAGCTGTTGCTGACTGATATGTGACTGAGCATAATAAGAAATCTTCAGTGAAGTTTGCACACCTTTGACCTAGACAATCTACACCAAGATCAAGTGGGAAGAAGTCCCACTGAAAAAAATGTCATAACATAACTTTGTTTTAGGCTCTGTATACTCGCTCACTTACaaatttttctgtgtttttacatttcaGGCAAATATGTATACCAGCCAATGACTCCCGTGGAGCAGCTTCCAAGCACAGAAATCCCAGTGGAACCACAGGAGCAGACCAACACAATACAGATCTCTGTCTCGCTGGCCGAGCAGTTTCTCAAGGTAGCTTCTTCCTTCCAGCCTCCattcatgccagagtcaccacgtTATTGTACTATCTCTGACCTCTTCCTGGATAATTATCAGGTGAAGTGTATCAATGGGAAGATGTGCTATGTCCAACGCCAACAGCCACCTCCACCTCCTGCACAGCCATGTATCCGGTCAAGGCCAGAAAGAGAGTTCCTGCAGGAGGTTTACCCACACAAAGACACAGAGGGACCAAAAATAGACCATTGCTCTTCTCCTTCCAACTCTGAGGACTCTGGGATCAATGCAGTGGGCGTTCCATACTTGGAATCATGTGATGAAGACACAGAGGAAGGGGCGGAACTCAGTTCAGAAGAAGATTGCAGTCCAGATGGCTGCTGGGGGCAGGAGCCTTCTCCCCTGGTATCTCCTTCCAAGACTGATCTGGAGATCATAGAAACTATAGAGACCACAGTCTGAGTTAGGGGAAGGCTTTTACATGTCATGAGTTATCAGATATCGGCAGTAGCTAGCTGCCAAGGGAGAGAGCAATACAATTATATTGCACACATACCTACAAATATCTTTAAGTCACCAAGAATGTGTAGTCAATTTATGGCTCAGCAGTTAATGACTTGTACCCTAAATAAAGGAAAGCACATAGGTAGAGGCACTCACCAGCCTTCAGATTAATGTCTGtgcttaaaaaaaagttttatattcACTAAGGCATATTCCATTGGTTTTACCCAGTTGCTAAAGTTTGATATAAGTTAGCAAGGTTGAATCTAGAGATTTATTTGCACACATTATAAAAAATCTCTTGCTATCAGGAGATGTCAATaatagttttgctaatattgggTGCCTGTGATTAATTTCTTGTGACAGGTTAAAGAGGTAGTCACATTATGTAACCTGCAGAACCATCATAATATGTATGTGCCGTTCAAAATAAGGGGCCTTTTCCTTGGGTATGCTGCATTGAATATAAAACAACTATGTATACCTGTGTTATATTACTGAGATGTCTTGTAAGGGAAGTATCACTGTTTGTTTATGATGTTTCACATTCCTCAAGTATCAGCCAAATTTGAAACAAAAAGCAACTTTTGGGTCCAAAATTCAGTATTCTTACTCTGAGGCCTACTACCTGCTTTGTACATGCTTAACACTAGTTGTTCGCTAGGACCATTATTAAATTACAATTGTGGCAGAGAAGCATGTGAGAAGAGAGAATCTTGGCATTAGAGATCCTGTGGTCAGGTTTGTGTATGGTCCTATGTAAACATTCTACTAGCTTGCCCACTCATATGACATCATGCCTTTAAAATCCTGTTTCTTGGTGAAATGACTGACACTAATTGGTAACAAATACACGTGATAATCTGTTAATTAATTTGACTGATAATTAAAGAGAAAGAAATGTTGCTTATCCCATTTGAAAGTATCAGTATTTGGGATGCCGGAAATTTAATCGGTAATAACCTTTCAATAAAACACAGGATAATTATACCCTAATTTGTgaggagttttgaaaaaaaaattctaacctTAGTGGAGTCAAGAATACAGTGAGattataataaattatgttttctcACTTGCACTTGGCCATATTGCTGATTGCTATATTGTAACACAATGCTTATTAACTTAACTTAAGCTTGTGATCAGGGGCTCCAATATGTTGTCTCAAAGTCATTAGCCCACTAAGCTTTTAAATCAATATATTGGCTGTTTAAATCAACGTCAAGCCtgtgataaataatatttaagtGGATTTATTCATTCTGGTTACTCTGCTGTCGATAACCCACTTGAAGCTGAATGGTCTCACATCTCAGTCCTGTAGAGATAAACAGACCTGACACCTGCTCAGTACGCAGAAGGCAGCACTTTCTTCTGTTTCCTTCACTCTGCAATTACTGAGTAGATGAGACCAACCAGTCAATTATCATGCAATTAGGTTATAGTGACCTTTAAGAGCAGAACATCTTCTAAAGGAAATAGCAAACCATAGGTGGTCAAATCTAATTTAGTAAGAAACGGACAGACTAAAAGCTTTAGAGTACGTTGCAGGAGCTTCAGTTGGCTCAATGCTTTCTTCATTTATTGCAAATTGAAGTGCACAATTCCTGTAGAGCAAGTATTAATATTTAACAGTATTAGTAAATCTAGAAAACATGTTTGTTTTGGAGCACAGGTGAAAATAATGTGGGAGCGACTGTCTGGGGTTGATATAGGG
This window encodes:
- the C7H3orf70 gene encoding UPF0524 protein C3orf70 homolog, with the protein product MTATAAQKCLKNDKVDEAQALARSCAGRPDFKPCDGLSICATHSHGKCFRLHWCCHLGWCHCKYVYQPMTPVEQLPSTEIPVEPQEQTNTIQISVSLAEQFLKVASSFQPPFMPESPRYCTISDLFLDNYQVKCINGKMCYVQRQQPPPPPAQPCIRSRPEREFLQEVYPHKDTEGPKIDHCSSPSNSEDSGINAVGVPYLESCDEDTEEGAELSSEEDCSPDGCWGQEPSPLVSPSKTDLEIIETIETTV